The proteins below are encoded in one region of Silene latifolia isolate original U9 population chromosome 2, ASM4854445v1, whole genome shotgun sequence:
- the LOC141630730 gene encoding uncharacterized protein LOC141630730, with protein MARGGGRQRGGYSEGGSSSREQEEDVDRSTTEVSEEEEEEVGVPRHTDGRMILDPNGLWFRSQTVVRGVTNSTQENMTHGVTCWSNASDEDKEMWFNNFRRVFYWPTDLERLVWQRYNDIGKKRLRDNMYKVSKRKKAPSFMKGSSYEEYTKYRNSPEFKEASARNKINRKGGDKDAEVEPTHYGGSQSFHDRVVLDTKKNNGKVPTIVDLFVDTHAKKTSKGKLIFAKEKDQQLYEQFLVRRKNNPEIDDNELWFDLVEGFQRGDVYGAGSAKEIFYPPTRRRGSISSQQQPYTPKCRECAPSSISRQGEAGCREGEAGCRERC; from the exons ATGGCTCGTGGAGGAGGTAGGCAGCGCGGAGGCTATAGTGAGGGAGGTAGTAGCTCCCGAGAGCAGGAGGAGGACGTTGACCGTTCTACTACGGAggtgagtgaggaggaggaggaggaggttggtGTACCCCGACATACTGACGGCAGGATGATCCTTGATCCGAATGGTCTAtg gtttagaagtcaaacagttgttcgtggtgtgactaatagcacccaagagaacatgacacacggcgttacttgttggagtaacgctagtgatgaagataaggagatgtggttcaacaacttccgg cgtgtgttctattggccaaccgaccttgagcgcctagtttggcaaaggtataatgacattggcaagaagaggctaagggacaacatgtataaggtgtctaagaggaagaaggcgccatctttcatgaaag gttcgtcatatgaggaatataccaagtaccggaacagtcctgagttcaaggaagcatcggcccggaacaagatcaacaggaaaggaggagataaggacgcggaagttgagcctactcattatggagggtctcaatcttttcatgatcgtgtggtgttagat accaagaagaataacggtaaggtacccacgattgttgatctctttgttgacactcacgcaaagaagacaagcaagggcaagttgatcttcgcgaaggaaaaagatcaacagttatat gaacaattccttgtccgtaggaagaacaacccggaaattgatgacaatgagctatggtttgatcttgttgaggggttccaaagaggagatgtgtatggagccgggtcggcaaaggagattttctaccctcctacaagaagaagagggtcaatatcctcccaacaacaaccttatacccCCAAGTGTCGTGAGTGTGCTCCAAGCTCAATTAGCCGCCAGGGAGAGGCAGGATGCCGAGAGGGAgaggcgggatgccgagagagatgctga